From the genome of Bosea sp. Tri-49, one region includes:
- a CDS encoding urease subunit gamma, giving the protein MNLTPREKDKLIIAMAAMVARRRLERGVKLNHPEAVALITDFVVEGARDGKSVAELMEAGAHVLSADQVMDGIAEMLHDVQVEATFPDGTKLVTVHEPIRGSKGRLKPGEVTTLPGDLILNEGRESLTLTVANTGDRPIQVGSHYHFFEANPALAFERDRARGFRLDIPAGTAVRFEPGQTREVRLVALAGKREVYGFRQEVMGKL; this is encoded by the coding sequence ATGAATCTGACGCCGCGCGAGAAGGACAAGCTCATCATCGCCATGGCTGCCATGGTGGCGAGGCGAAGGCTCGAGCGCGGCGTCAAGCTCAACCATCCCGAAGCCGTCGCGCTGATCACCGACTTCGTGGTCGAGGGTGCGCGCGACGGCAAATCGGTCGCCGAATTGATGGAGGCCGGCGCCCATGTGCTCTCGGCCGATCAGGTCATGGATGGCATCGCCGAGATGCTTCACGACGTCCAGGTCGAGGCGACCTTCCCGGACGGCACCAAGCTCGTCACCGTTCACGAGCCGATCCGCGGTTCCAAGGGCAGGTTGAAGCCGGGTGAGGTGACGACGCTGCCGGGCGATCTCATCCTCAACGAGGGACGCGAGAGCCTGACGCTCACCGTCGCCAACACCGGCGATCGGCCGATCCAGGTCGGTTCGCACTATCATTTCTTCGAGGCCAATCCGGCGCTCGCCTTCGAGCGCGACAGGGCCCGTGGTTTCCGGCTCGATATTCCCGCCGGCACCGCCGTGCGCTTCGAGCCCGGCCAGACCCGCGAGGTCAGGCTTGTCGCGCTCGCCGGCAAGCGCGAGGTCTATGGCTTCCGCCAGGAGGTCATGGGCAAGCTGTGA
- a CDS encoding PfkB family carbohydrate kinase, with product MAGVFCLGIATLDYVYSVERVPNPGEKDRARDLVVTGGGCAGSGSAAIGRLGGKAWLATRLGDDAVGDTIVGQLQQDGVDTSLSPRFPGLRSPVSSILIDAQGERMVVSYTDPKTPLTTDWLPEALPEGVDGVLVDTRWGEGSLAALQLARQAGVPGVIDGDRQPTHPEMVTTASHVAFSEKALSEISGGQEPRAALEALAREAENWLAVTLGPRGVLFMENGGIAHLPAFPIEAVDTLGAGDVWHGAFALALAEGQGERQAVRFASAVAAIKCTRFGGRAGTPTRDEVERFLAAHP from the coding sequence ATGGCCGGCGTCTTCTGTCTCGGTATCGCGACGCTCGACTATGTCTACAGCGTCGAGCGCGTCCCCAACCCCGGCGAGAAGGACCGGGCGCGCGATCTGGTCGTGACCGGCGGCGGCTGCGCCGGCAGCGGCTCGGCCGCGATCGGCCGACTCGGCGGCAAGGCCTGGCTGGCGACGCGCCTAGGCGACGACGCGGTCGGCGACACCATCGTCGGCCAATTGCAGCAGGACGGCGTCGACACCTCGCTCTCGCCACGCTTTCCCGGCTTGCGGTCGCCGGTCTCCTCGATCCTGATCGACGCCCAGGGCGAACGCATGGTCGTCTCCTATACCGACCCGAAGACGCCGCTGACGACCGACTGGCTGCCTGAGGCGCTGCCCGAAGGCGTCGACGGCGTGCTGGTCGATACGCGCTGGGGCGAGGGCTCGCTCGCGGCGCTGCAGCTTGCCCGCCAGGCCGGCGTGCCCGGCGTGATCGATGGCGACCGGCAGCCGACCCATCCGGAGATGGTGACCACCGCCAGCCATGTCGCCTTCAGCGAGAAGGCGCTGAGCGAGATCTCGGGCGGGCAGGAGCCGCGGGCGGCGCTGGAAGCGTTGGCGCGCGAAGCGGAGAACTGGCTGGCAGTGACGCTCGGCCCGCGCGGCGTGCTCTTCATGGAGAATGGCGGCATCGCCCATCTGCCGGCTTTCCCGATCGAGGCGGTCGATACGCTCGGCGCCGGCGATGTCTGGCATGGCGCCTTCGCGCTGGCGTTGGCCGAGGGGCAGGGGGAGCGCCAGGCGGTCCGCTTCGCCTCGGCGGTGGCCGCGATCAAATGCACCCGTTTCGGCGGCCGTGCCGGCACGCCGACGCGCGATGAGGTCGAGCGCTTCCTGGCGGCGCATCCGTAG
- a CDS encoding DUF1003 domain-containing protein, producing the protein MQDDAALPSPPTLESAKAKRGICAISGAELSRKSLIALGTLRPSLVEHIRRDFPDLDDHSLISLKELTRYRTRYVEEILREEHGEYTDLDREVAESIARQETIAENVEDDFEEHRTLGERLSDGLASFGGSWAFLISFGVVLAVWMLVNVVAGTGAFDPYPFILLNLVLSCIAAIQAPIIMMSQKRQEAKDRLRSFNDYQVNLKAELEVRHLHEKVDHLITRQWQRLAEIQQVQLEMLQEAQLPRRKPKRRKKPVAKKKVAAIPVEAPEPGSLA; encoded by the coding sequence ATGCAAGACGACGCTGCACTCCCATCGCCCCCGACGCTCGAAAGCGCCAAGGCAAAACGGGGGATCTGCGCCATCAGCGGCGCCGAGCTCAGCCGCAAGAGCCTGATCGCGCTGGGAACCCTGCGGCCCTCGCTGGTCGAGCATATCCGGCGCGACTTTCCCGATCTCGACGACCACAGCCTGATCAGCCTCAAGGAGCTGACGCGTTACCGCACCCGCTATGTCGAGGAGATCCTGCGCGAGGAGCACGGCGAGTACACCGATCTCGACCGGGAGGTCGCCGAGAGCATCGCCCGCCAGGAGACCATCGCCGAGAATGTCGAGGATGATTTCGAGGAGCATCGCACCCTCGGCGAGCGTCTCTCCGACGGGCTCGCCAGCTTTGGCGGCTCATGGGCCTTCCTGATCAGTTTTGGCGTCGTGCTGGCGGTCTGGATGCTGGTCAACGTCGTCGCCGGGACGGGCGCTTTCGACCCTTATCCGTTCATCCTGCTCAACCTCGTGCTGTCCTGCATCGCCGCCATCCAGGCGCCGATCATCATGATGAGCCAGAAGCGGCAGGAGGCGAAAGACCGGCTGCGCTCCTTCAACGACTACCAGGTCAACTTGAAGGCCGAGCTCGAGGTCCGGCACCTGCACGAGAAGGTCGACCATCTGATCACGCGGCAATGGCAGCGTCTCGCCGAGATCCAGCAGGTCCAGCTCGAAATGCTGCAGGAAGCGCAATTGCCGAGGCGCAAGCCGAAGCGGCGCAAGAAGCCGGTGGCCAAGAAGAAGGTTGCTGCGATCCCGGTGGAGGCGCCGGAGCCGGGCTCGTTGGCCTGA
- a CDS encoding urease accessory protein UreD: MFAPALPQSPEPLLPDYVRADGGVRLRFGKVGARSMRLEVAESGGYRARFPMAYDERCEAVLINTAGGMAGGDRAVTRIALDPGAQAVVTTQAAEKIYRSQGSETRVETRIDVADGAELAWLPQETILFSGSRLSRSLDVELAADAGFIAAETLYFGRTAMGESLSRGQLRDRWRIRRDGRLVFAEDLRLDGAIDATLGRKAVGQGARAAATVLAVGPGQPEKLGEIRALLADDPAFTEVEAGAGILDGFLLIRLLSADAQALRRALVMLLGHLIGRALPRTWSI, from the coding sequence ATGTTCGCGCCTGCGCTGCCGCAATCACCCGAGCCGCTGTTGCCGGACTATGTCCGCGCCGATGGCGGCGTGCGCCTGCGCTTCGGCAAGGTCGGCGCGCGCAGCATGCGGCTGGAGGTCGCCGAGAGCGGCGGCTACCGCGCCCGTTTTCCAATGGCCTATGACGAGCGCTGTGAGGCCGTGCTGATCAATACGGCGGGCGGCATGGCGGGCGGCGACCGCGCCGTCACGCGGATCGCCCTCGATCCCGGTGCGCAGGCGGTCGTGACGACGCAGGCGGCGGAAAAGATCTACCGCAGCCAGGGCAGTGAGACGCGGGTCGAGACCCGGATCGATGTTGCTGATGGCGCCGAACTCGCCTGGCTGCCGCAGGAGACCATCCTGTTCTCCGGTTCCCGCCTGTCGCGCAGCCTCGATGTCGAGCTGGCGGCCGACGCTGGCTTCATCGCCGCTGAGACGCTCTATTTCGGCCGCACCGCCATGGGCGAGAGCCTGTCGCGCGGCCAGCTGCGTGATCGCTGGCGCATCCGTCGCGACGGCCGGCTGGTCTTCGCCGAGGACCTCAGGCTCGACGGCGCCATCGACGCGACCTTGGGTCGCAAGGCGGTCGGGCAGGGCGCGCGGGCCGCCGCGACGGTCCTCGCGGTGGGGCCTGGTCAGCCGGAAAAGCTCGGCGAAATCCGCGCCTTGCTCGCTGACGATCCGGCCTTCACCGAGGTCGAGGCCGGCGCCGGCATCCTCGATGGCTTCCTTCTGATCCGCCTCCTCTCCGCCGATGCGCAGGCGCTGCGTCGCGCCCTCGTCATGCTGCTCGGGCATCTGATCGGCCGTGCGCTGCCGCGCACCTGGTCAATCTGA